Proteins encoded together in one Salmo trutta chromosome 3, fSalTru1.1, whole genome shotgun sequence window:
- the LOC115180414 gene encoding Golgi-associated plant pathogenesis-related protein 1, with amino-acid sequence MGKSASKQFSEEVLRSHNEYRRKHQAPPLKLSSKLSRDATRYAESLASTRILKHSVESSRGSCGENLAWASYDQPGKDVADRWYDEVQQYNFNRPGFSSGTGHFTAMVWKGSKKLGVGKASAPDGSSFVVARYFPAGNITNQGHFDNNVLPPKD; translated from the exons ATGGGCAAATCAG CTTCTAAGCAGTTTTCGGAGGAGGTGTTGCGGAGTCATAACGAGTATCGTAGGAAGCACCAGGCGCCCCCTCTGAAGCTGAGCAGCAAGCTGAGTAGAGATGCCACTAG GTATGCTGAGTCTCTGGCCAGCACACGGATCCTGAAGCACAGTGTTGAGTCCAGTAGGGGGAGCTGTGGCGAGAACCTGGCCTGGGCCTCCTATGaccaaccag GGAAGGATGTGGCCGACCGCTGGTATGACGAGGTACAACAATACAACTTCAACCGCCCCGGCTTCTCCTCTGGCACAG GTCATTTCACAGCAATGGTGTGGAAGGGCAGTAAGAAGCTGGGTGTGGGGAAGGCCAGTGCGCCAGATGGCTCGTCATTCGTGGTAGCCAGGTACTTTCCAGCAGGGAACATCACCAACCAGGGACACTTTGACAACAACGTCCTGCCGCCCAAGGACTAA